The proteins below come from a single Aegilops tauschii subsp. strangulata cultivar AL8/78 chromosome 6, Aet v6.0, whole genome shotgun sequence genomic window:
- the LOC109784912 gene encoding histone H4: MSGRGKGGKGLGKGGAKRHRKVLRDNIQGITKPAIRRLARRGGVKRISGLIYEETRGVLKIFLENVIRDAVTYTEHARRKTVTAMDVVYALKRQGRALYGFGG; encoded by the coding sequence ATGTCCGGCCGCGGCAAGGGAGGGAAGGGCCTCGGCAAGGGCGGCGCCAAGCGCCACCGTAAGGTGCTCCGCGACAACATCCAGGGCATCACCAAGCCGGCCATCCGGCGTCtggcgcggcggggcggcgtgaAGCGCATCTCGGGGCTCATCTACGAGGAGACCCGGGGCGTGCTCAAGATCTTCCTGGAGAACGTCATCCGCGACGCCGTCACCTACACCGAGCACGCCCGCCGCAAGACCGTCACCGCCATGGACGTCGTCTACGCGCTCAAGCGACAGGGACGCGCACTCTACGGTTTCGGCGGCTAG
- the LOC109784914 gene encoding probable ribose-5-phosphate isomerase 3, chloroplastic has product MAAAATATATAVRLHAAATRRAAPRRPARLAVRADAARAATALTQDDLKRLAAVRAVEQVQSGMVLGLGTGSTAAFAVAEIGALLASGKLSGIVGVPTSKRTFEQATSLGIPLSTLDDHPVIDLAIDGADEVDPDLNLVKGRGGALLREKMVEAASGKFVVVVDETKLVTGLGGSGLAMPVEVVQFCWKHNQVRLQDLFNEEGCEAKLRLNEDGKPYVTDNSNYIVDLYFKTPIKDALGAGKEIAALEGVVEHGLFLNMATSVIIAGSDGVSVKTKF; this is encoded by the exons ATGGCCGCCGCCGcgaccgccaccgccaccgccgtccGCCTCCACGCGGCCGCCACGcgacgcgccgccccgcgccggccGGCGCGCCTCGCGGTGCGCGCGGACGCCgcgcgggcggcgacggcgctgACGCAGGACGACCTGAAGAGGCTCGCGGCGGTGCGCGCGGTGGAGCAGGTGCAGAGCGGCATGGTCCTGGGGCTCGGGACGGGGTCCACGGCCGCCTTCGCCGTCGCCGAGATCGGCGCGCTCCTCGCCAGCGGGAAGCTCTCCGGCATCGTCGGCGTGCCCACCTCCAAGCGCACCTTCGAGCAGGCCACGTCGCTGGGGATCCCCCTCTCCACCCTCGACGACCACCCCGTCATCGACCTCGCCATCGACGGCGCCGACGAG GTCGACCCAGATCTTAACCTTGTCAAAGGCCGGGGTGGAGCCCTGCTCCGGGAGAAGATGGTCGAGGCCGCATCAGGAAAGTTTGTCGTCGTCGTCGACGAGACGAAACTAGTCACCGGCCTAGGAGGGAGCGGCCTTGCCATGCCAGTGGAGGTCGTGCAGTTCTGCTGGAAGCACAACCAAGTAAGGCTGCAGGATCTGTTCAACGAAGAAGGTTGCGAGGCGAAGCTGAGACTGAATGAGGATGGCAAGCCCTATGTTACCGACAACTCGAACTACATTGTCGATTTATACTTCAAGACGCCGATAAAGGACGCGCTGGGCGCGGGCAAAGAGATTGCGGCTTTGGAAGGAGTTGTTGAGCACGGGTTGTTCTTGAACATGGCAACTTCAGTGATCATTGCTGGATCGGACGGCGTCAGTGTCAAAACAAA GTTCTAG
- the LOC109784913 gene encoding serine/threonine-protein kinase Nek3 isoform X1 has translation MDQYEVLEQIGKGSFGSALLVRHKVEKKRYVLKKIRLARQTVRCRRSAHQEMELIAKVRSPYIVEYKDSWVEKGCYVCIVIGYCEGGDMLEAIKKANGSHFSEEKLCVWLVQLLMALDYLHASHILHRDVKCSNIFLTKDQNIRLGDFGLAKVLTSDDLASSVVGTPSYMCPELLADIPYGSKSDIWSLGCCIYEMTALKHAFKAFDMQTLINKINKSVVAPLPTIYSGAFRGLIKSMLRRNPDHRPSAVDLLNHPHLQPYVLEIQSKSSPARNMFPAILPNRHEKNKTTCSDDEDNCKPQYIKSQSFKVQRIVELDNATANHGPPQSTRTAKDCSEPLHQQMGQLPVQVTKEVVKEAMHDKHSKEKGSPARTPRRASSTPRRRLEPAKTFHARTAHKEEQPPQSRSSEDQTEDQTRQATRRASLSPHMFKAPEKKRLVDILTRLKSPDVSVNTPRIDRIAEFPLASSEDPLYPIMNLLPPSITDKSITKDKCTFQVLRGDSESYTNTRDLNLLSIDNNQVGSSSDLRLKRFDTTSYRQRAEALEGLLEFSAQLLQQERFQELGILLKPFGPGKASPRETAIWLSKSFKETGL, from the exons GTATGTCTTGAAGAAGATCCGGCTCGCCCGCCAGACCGTCAGGTGCCGTCGATCCGCGCACCAGGAG ATGGAGCTCATCGCAAAAGTAAGGAGCCCTTACATTGTGGAGTACAAAGATTCTTGGGTGGAGAAG GGGTGCTATGTGTGCATCGTGATCGGTTACTGCGAGGGAGGGGACAT GTTAGAGGCCATTAAAAAGGCCAACGGTAGCCATTTCTCGGAGGAG AAACTCTGTGTGTGGCTTGTGCAGCTCCTGATGGCGCTTGATTACCTGCATGCCAGTCATATCCTTCATCGAGATGTGAAG TGTTCAAATATATTTCTTACAAAGGACCAAAATATACGGCTCG GTGATTTTGGGCTGGCTAAAGTATTGACTTCTGATGATTTAGCTTCATCG GTTGTAGGAACTCCCAGTTACATGTGCCCTGAACTTCTTGCTGACATTCCATATGGCTCCAAGTCCGACATATGGTCGCTAG GATGCTGCATCTATGAGATGACTGCGCTGAAGCATGCATTCAAAGCATTT GATATGCAGACACTGATAAACAAGATTAACAAGTCTGTTGTCGCTCCTCTACCGACTATATATTCGGGTGCATT TAGGGGACTCATCAAAAGCATGCTGCGCAGAAATCCAGATCACAGACCAAGT GCTGTGGATCTGCTAAACCACCCGCATCTTCAGCCCTATGTGTTGGAAATCCAATCGAAATCAAGTCCGGCTCGCAATATGTTCCCAGCTATACTTCCTAACAGACATGAGAAAAACAAGACAACATGTTCTGATGATGAAGACAATTGCAAACCCCAATATATTAAGAGTCAGTCATTTAAAGTACAGAGGATTGTGGAACTTGACAATGCCACTGCTAACCATGGCCCTCCTCAGTCTACCAGAACAGCAAAAGATTGTTCAGAACCACTTCATCAACAGATGGGTCAGTTACCAGTCCAGGTCACCAAGGAAGTTGTCAAAGAAGCGATGCATGATAAACATTCAAAAGAAAAAGGATCACCGGCACGTACTCCACGAAGGGCGTCCTCGACTCCTAGGAGACGGCTAGAACCTGCAAAAACATTTCATGCTAGAACAGCTCACAAAGAGGAG CAGCCTCCCCAATCAAGGTCTTCAGAAGACCAGACAGAAGACCAGACAAGACAAGCTACACGGCGAGCATCACTTTCCCCACACATGTTCAAAGCTCCTGAGAAGAAGCGACTTGTCGACATTCTCACCAGATTGAAGTCTCCtgatgtttcagttaacacacCTCGAATCGACAGAATCGCTGAATTCCCACTGGCATCGTCTGAAGATCCATTGTATCCCATCATGAATCTCTTGCCACCATCTATCACTGACAAATCAATCACCAAGGACAAATGCACTTTCCAAGTGCTCCGGGGGGACAGCGAAAGCTACACCAACACTCGTGATCTGAACCTGCTCAGTATCGACAATAATCAAGTCGGAAGTTCATCCGATTTGAGGCTGAAGAGGTTCGACACAACGTCCTACCGGCAGCGAGCTGAGGCTCTAGAGGGCTTGCTTGAGTTCAGTGCCCAGTTGCTCCAACAAGAGAGATTTCAGGAGCTGGGGATCTTGCTAAAGCCTTTTGGGCCTGGGAAGGCGTCTCCAAGAGAGacagccatatggttgtcaaagaGCTTCAAAGAAACGGGATTATAA
- the LOC109784913 gene encoding serine/threonine-protein kinase Nek3 isoform X2 gives MDQYEVLEQIGKGSFGSALLVRHKVEKKRYVLKKIRLARQTVRCRRSAHQEMELIAKVRSPYIVEYKDSWVEKGCYVCIVIGYCEGGDMLEAIKKANGSHFSEEKLCVWLVQLLMALDYLHASHILHRDVKCSNIFLTKDQNIRLGDFGLAKVLTSDDLASSVVGTPSYMCPELLADIPYGSKSDIWSLGCCIYEMTALKHAFKAFDMQTLINKINKSVVAPLPTIYSGAFRGLIKSMLRRNPDHRPSAVDLLNHPHLQPYVLEIQSKSSPARNMFPAILPNRHEKNKTTCSDDEDNCKPQYIKSQSFKVQRIVELDNATANHGPPQSTRTAKDCSEPLHQQMGQLPVQVTKEVVKEAMHDKHSKEKGSPARTPRRASSTPRRRLEPAKTFHARTAHKEEPPQSRSSEDQTEDQTRQATRRASLSPHMFKAPEKKRLVDILTRLKSPDVSVNTPRIDRIAEFPLASSEDPLYPIMNLLPPSITDKSITKDKCTFQVLRGDSESYTNTRDLNLLSIDNNQVGSSSDLRLKRFDTTSYRQRAEALEGLLEFSAQLLQQERFQELGILLKPFGPGKASPRETAIWLSKSFKETGL, from the exons GTATGTCTTGAAGAAGATCCGGCTCGCCCGCCAGACCGTCAGGTGCCGTCGATCCGCGCACCAGGAG ATGGAGCTCATCGCAAAAGTAAGGAGCCCTTACATTGTGGAGTACAAAGATTCTTGGGTGGAGAAG GGGTGCTATGTGTGCATCGTGATCGGTTACTGCGAGGGAGGGGACAT GTTAGAGGCCATTAAAAAGGCCAACGGTAGCCATTTCTCGGAGGAG AAACTCTGTGTGTGGCTTGTGCAGCTCCTGATGGCGCTTGATTACCTGCATGCCAGTCATATCCTTCATCGAGATGTGAAG TGTTCAAATATATTTCTTACAAAGGACCAAAATATACGGCTCG GTGATTTTGGGCTGGCTAAAGTATTGACTTCTGATGATTTAGCTTCATCG GTTGTAGGAACTCCCAGTTACATGTGCCCTGAACTTCTTGCTGACATTCCATATGGCTCCAAGTCCGACATATGGTCGCTAG GATGCTGCATCTATGAGATGACTGCGCTGAAGCATGCATTCAAAGCATTT GATATGCAGACACTGATAAACAAGATTAACAAGTCTGTTGTCGCTCCTCTACCGACTATATATTCGGGTGCATT TAGGGGACTCATCAAAAGCATGCTGCGCAGAAATCCAGATCACAGACCAAGT GCTGTGGATCTGCTAAACCACCCGCATCTTCAGCCCTATGTGTTGGAAATCCAATCGAAATCAAGTCCGGCTCGCAATATGTTCCCAGCTATACTTCCTAACAGACATGAGAAAAACAAGACAACATGTTCTGATGATGAAGACAATTGCAAACCCCAATATATTAAGAGTCAGTCATTTAAAGTACAGAGGATTGTGGAACTTGACAATGCCACTGCTAACCATGGCCCTCCTCAGTCTACCAGAACAGCAAAAGATTGTTCAGAACCACTTCATCAACAGATGGGTCAGTTACCAGTCCAGGTCACCAAGGAAGTTGTCAAAGAAGCGATGCATGATAAACATTCAAAAGAAAAAGGATCACCGGCACGTACTCCACGAAGGGCGTCCTCGACTCCTAGGAGACGGCTAGAACCTGCAAAAACATTTCATGCTAGAACAGCTCACAAAGAGGAG CCTCCCCAATCAAGGTCTTCAGAAGACCAGACAGAAGACCAGACAAGACAAGCTACACGGCGAGCATCACTTTCCCCACACATGTTCAAAGCTCCTGAGAAGAAGCGACTTGTCGACATTCTCACCAGATTGAAGTCTCCtgatgtttcagttaacacacCTCGAATCGACAGAATCGCTGAATTCCCACTGGCATCGTCTGAAGATCCATTGTATCCCATCATGAATCTCTTGCCACCATCTATCACTGACAAATCAATCACCAAGGACAAATGCACTTTCCAAGTGCTCCGGGGGGACAGCGAAAGCTACACCAACACTCGTGATCTGAACCTGCTCAGTATCGACAATAATCAAGTCGGAAGTTCATCCGATTTGAGGCTGAAGAGGTTCGACACAACGTCCTACCGGCAGCGAGCTGAGGCTCTAGAGGGCTTGCTTGAGTTCAGTGCCCAGTTGCTCCAACAAGAGAGATTTCAGGAGCTGGGGATCTTGCTAAAGCCTTTTGGGCCTGGGAAGGCGTCTCCAAGAGAGacagccatatggttgtcaaagaGCTTCAAAGAAACGGGATTATAA